One Fusarium falciforme chromosome 1, complete sequence genomic window carries:
- a CDS encoding TRNA-dihydrouridine(47) synthase [NAD(P)(+)], whose product MSKQADAQMGGVTPEPQHAEVAADASNITTVAADDGERASKRLKMNDSVPSQSVPGEGLHDAPAGKDEKAANGEKEQQTQESKSDSKTEHVDGRTKGVAPIKKEYLVDVSALKDASADDVNDDDAAEGRGATNGTSNEANGERNDRKSGKGKKDKKKQKGQNTERSFGKFDDAFRICNSRAFYPEFSPRECKFGDRCKLSHDLRKYLEEGRRGDVETFEGKCPVFTAHGHCPSGWKCRFVKSHMKEIEHEDGRKELVLINTSADGGQNGEPQDEESEEQRPGVSNIVSMDKKIDLNRKRTDFTKADQYITWLNKEAKLSEEFMNRRKNQSDEGIEDLRARYVDPPFKPSEKRRLYFGPETPTLAPLTTQGNLPFRRLCVELGAQLTYSEMAIGMPLIQGTKADWTLLKVHDSELTPPKMNPGSVPIFEDYDHSRDLKFGAQISGNNHWVVSKAADVLNRYCPHLRLIDLNCGCPIDMVFKSGGGSALLENHGKMERMIRGMNAMSGEIPITAKIRTGIRNNRPTATQLIGKLAFGAREHRERLGAPGCAALTLHGRSREQRYTKKADWGYIGECAALIKTYNKQKDSLTDTAAEPDESSLPNSKDGRMYFLGNGDCYSHTEYYENIEKARVDTVMIGRGALIKPWIFEEIEKGQYLDKSSSERLGYIEKFVRYGLDAWGSDELGIGFTRRFLLEWLSFAHRYVPVGLLEYLPPSLNDRPPKYKGRDEMETLMASNNFRDWIKISEMFLGPVHPTFNFQPKHKSNAYEAEG is encoded by the exons ATGAGCAAGCAGGCAGACGCCCAGATGGGCGGCGTCACTCCAGAGCCTCAGCACGCCGAGGTTGCGGCCGATGCCAGCAACATCACTACCGTCGccgcagatgatggagagaggGCTTCGAAGAGACTTAAGATGAACGACTCGGTCCCATCTCAATCTGTGCCCGGAGAGGGTCTGCACGATGCGCCTGCTGGTAAGGATGAGAAAGCGGCCAACGGTGAGAAGGAGCAGCAGACTCAAGAGTCAAAGTCTGACTCCAAGACTGAGCATGTTGATGGACGTACCAAGGGAGTCGCACCCATTAAGAAGGA GTATCTCGTCGATGTGTCCGCTCTGAAGGATGCCTCAGCCGACGATGTgaacgatgatgatgccgccgAAGGACGTGGAGCTACCAACGGAACTTCCAATGAAGCAAACGGCGAGAGAAACGACCGCAAGTctggcaagggcaagaaggacaagaagaagcaaaagggcCAGAACACAGAGCGTAGCTTCGGCAAGTTCGACGACGCCTTTCGCATTTGCAACAGCCGAGCTTTCTACCCCGAGTTCTCCCCCAGAGAGTGCAAGTTCGGCGACCGATGCAAGCTCTCTCACGACCTACGCAAGTATCTCGAAGAGGGACGTCGAGGAGACGTCGAGACTTTTGAAGGCAAATGTCCCGTGTTTACGGCTCATGGCCACTGCCCCTCGGGCTGGAAGTGCCGCTTTGTCAAGAGTCACatgaaggagattgagcACGAGGACGGAAGAAAGGAGCTGGTGCTCATCAACACCTCCGCAGATGGCGGCCAGAATGGCGAGCCCCAAGATGAAGAGTCCGAGGAGCAGCGACCTGGCGTCTCCAACATTGTCAGCATGGACAAGAAGATTGACCTTAACCGCAAGCGAACCGACTTCACAAAGGCCGACCAGTACATTACCTGGCTCAATAAGGAAGCCAAGCTGAGCGAGGAGTTCATGAACCGCCGAAAGAATCAGTCCGATGAGGGCATCGAGGATCTGCGTGCCCGCTATGTCGACCCTCCCTTCAAGCCTTCTGAGAAGCGACGTCTCTACTTTGGTCCCGAGACCCCTACCCTGGCTCCCCTTACTACACAGGGAAACCTCCCTTTCCGTCGTCTCTGCGTTGAGCTCGGTGCTCAGCTGACATACTCTGAGATGGCCATAGGAATGCCTCTAATCCAGGGAACCAAGGCTGACTGGACCCTCCTCAAGGTCCACGACTCGGAACTCACTCCTCCCAAGATGAACCCAGGGTCGGTGCCCATCTTTGAGGACTACGATCACTCCCGGGATCTCAAGTTTGGTGCCCAGATCTCAGGAAACAACCACTGGGTCGtctccaaggctgctgaTGTTCTGAACCGTTATTGCCCCCATCTTCGCCTCATTGATCTCAACTGCGGTTGCCCTATTGACATGGTGTTCAAGTCCGGCGGTGGATCGGCGCTTCTTGAGAACCACGGCAAGATGGAACGCATGATTCGAGGCATGAACGCCATGTCCGGGGAGATTCCCATCACTGCCAAGATAAGGACTGGCATCCGGAACAACCGCCCCACGGCTACCCAGCTCATCGGCAAGCTGGCCTTTGGTGCGCGGGAGCATCGTGAGCGCCTCGGTGCCCCTGGTTGCGCTGCCCTGACTCTCCATGGACGAAGCCGTGAGCAGCGATACACCAAGAAGGCTGACTGGGGCTACATTGGAGAGTGTGCCGCTCTCATCAAGACCTACAACAAGCAAAAGGACAGCCTCACGGACACAGCTGCCGAGCCCGATGAGAGTTCTCTCCCCAACTCCAAAGACGGCCGCATGTACTTCCTCGGCAACGGCGACTGCTACTCGCATACCGAGTACTATGAGAACATTGAAAAGGCCCGTGTCGATACCGTCATGATTGGTCGCGGTGCCCTTATCAAGCCCTGGATCTttgaggagattgagaaggGTCAGTATCTGGACAAGTCGTCGAGCGAGCGCCTCGGCTACATTGAGAAGTTTGTGCGCTACGGCCTCGACGCCTGGGGTTCTGATGAACTCGGCATCGGTTTCACCCGCCGCTTCCTGCTCGAGTGGCTGAGCTTCGCTCATCGCTATGTTCCCGTCGGATTGCTGGAGTATTTGCCCCCTAGCCTGAACGACCGGCCACCCAAGTACAAGGGACGagacgagatggagacgCTGATGGCGTCCAACAACTTTAGAGACTGGATCAAGATCAG TGAGATGTTCCTCGGTCCTGTCCACCCGACTTTCAACTTCCAACCCAAGCACAAGTCGAACGCGTATGAGGCTGAGGGCTAA
- a CDS encoding Peroxin-13: protein MASPPKPWEQPGAATTAAAASVSPSTASVTSTTDSSAPPLPNRPSSLTSTVNQNAANYSRMATSPYNSMGGAYSSPYSSPYSRFGMGGYGGGMYGGYGGYGGGMYGGMGGGMYGGMGGGMGMPGDPNSLTNSFNNSTQATFQMLEGIVTAFGGFAQMLESTYMATHSSFFAMVSVAEQFGNLRDTLGSVLGIFTLLRWIRTLIAKITGRPPPADAMALTPAAFARFEGRSMGPDGKPLPPKASKKPLLFFVLAAFGIPYLMSKMIKSLAASQEEEQRRLQAQALESQQPMDPSKLEFCRLTYDFLPQPNTGMELEARKGDLVAVLSKNDPSGNPSEWWQCRSRDGRQGYLPSTYLEVLKRPTQEPKKLKAAPSESSRTNSLTSSIERPEEGKKEYATADGMQRSHFYS from the exons CCTGGGAGCAACCTGGCGCGGCTACGACTGCAGCTG CTGCTTCAGTCTCGCCCTCAACCGCCTCTGTCACATCGACTACCGACTCATCCGCACCACCTCTCCCTAACCGTCCTTCATCCCTCACATCCACTGTCAACCAGAACGCCGCCAACTATAGCCGTATGGCTACCTCTCCCTACAACTCCATGGGCGGCGCCTACTCGTCGCCCTACTCAAGCCCTTACTCAAGGTTTGGCATGGGCGGCTATGGCGGTGGCATGTACGGCGGCTATGGTGGTTATGGAGGAGGCATGTATGGTGGTATGGGTGGCGGCATGTACGGAGGCATGGGTGGTGGTATGGGCATGCCTGGCGACCCAAACAGCTTGACGAACAGCTTCAACAACAGCACCCAAGCTACCTTCCAGATGCTTGAGGGCATCGTCACAGCCTTTGGCGGCTTCGCCCAGATGCTTGAGAGCACGTACATGGCTACCCACTCGAGCTTCTTTG CCATGGTCTCTGTCGCGGAGCAATTCGGCAACCTTCGAGATACCCTTGGATCAGTACTGGGTATCTTCACCCTCCTTCGCTGGATCCGGACACTGATCGCCAAGATCACTGGTCGGCCACCACCCGCTGATGCGATGGCGCTCACGCCAGCTGCCTTTGCGCGCTTCGAAGGCCGCAGCATGGGACCTGACGGCAAGCCCCTCCCTCCCAAGGCTAGCAAGAAGCCCCTGCTCTTCTTTGTCCTGGCTGCCTTTGGTATCCCTTACCTCATGTCCAAGATGATCAAGAGCCTGGCTGCCtcccaggaggaggagcagaggCGTCTCCAGGCTCAGGCACTCGAATCGCAGCAGCCGATGGATCCCTCTAAGCTCGAGTTTTGCAGACTCACTTACGATTTCCTTCCACAGCCAAACACCGGCATGGAGCTTGAGGCGCGCAAGGGTGACCTGGTTGCAGTCCTCAGCAAGAACGACCCCTCCGGCAACCCCAGCGAATGGTGGCAATGCAGATCTCGCGATGGCCGCCAAGGATACCTTCCCTCGACCTACCTCGAAGTCCTGAAGCGCCCGACCCAGgagcccaagaagctcaaggctgcACCAAGCGAGAGCAGCCGCACCAACTCGCTCACAAGCTCAATTGAGCGAcccgaggagggcaagaaggagtATGCCACGGCTGATGGCATGCAGAGGAGCCACTTCTACTCGTAG
- a CDS encoding C2H2-type domain-containing protein, translating to MRTSLLWFQNSNDTTKAQEPRASTSTSMWAPRLPPALAPSAAAPAATANAWYNRACDSSHFADAVAAYPDSPGSPIYSSSLTQSPSPQPETPTTDHFPTGADANTASGAATAASGSANGTITTAEAATYLAASPSAFGYTSSPTIPIPITTKKSTFAGHSIWSPPNTSNPFAIPDSTFVDRHRVDHTDQMTTGPSLDPSMGRRDSFVSAGPKPISMNNPNRDNANRNRRESLAGSLMGGMSWGGMSFGSFVRDDIMMQGTSPFGTHQSPSFHSSSYLPKLEANFMRDFTCCGKILPNLHDLLQHYEEAHTQPSPNTARNNAFSQFSQMGMPGAPRMSTSRANSAAPGHGNTQPSSAQLGQQNRAPGSAMQMMGGQQSAHDAHMGSTMTSNLNDDMDAVADMEMDDAVGTMEMDDSQRMHQTRQLFGQQQRPQLNMNTSGLTQGLRTSQPPTPAAASFGLQNNPTVSSVNTPSLTTQGQVIRGQQVDLDEDLPGMPMGGNTNDIGDMNFGGNQNNNDSNFCINDPGKHLFSPNGTFPAANRTIQAQLAQLGLNQAQLNDPAANKLLMQRLQSMMMPEEHKPFKCPVIGCEKAYKNQNGLKYHKTHGHQTQQLHENGDGTFSIVNPETSAPYPGTLGMEKEKPFSCETCGKRYKNLNGLKYHKAHSLPCNPDFKLQALAAGMNLPGIGEDQMMQ from the exons ATGCGGACGTCACTCTTGTGGTTCCAGAACTCAAACGACACGACGAAGGCCCAGGAGCCGCGTGCGTCGACCTCCACCAGCATGTGGGCACCCAGACTCCCACCCGCCCTCGCCCCCTCGGCCGCCGCCCCCGCCGCCACCGCTAACGCCTGGTACAACCGTGCCTGTGACTCGAGCCACTTCGCCGACGCCGTTGCTGCTTACCCTGACTCTCCAGGGTCGCCCATCTACTCGAGCTCGCTGACGCAGTCGCCGTCGCCCCAGCCGGAGACCCCTACCACGGACCATTTCCCGACCGGAGCTGACGCTAACACTGCCTCTGGTGCCGCTACTGCTGCCTCTGGCTCTGCGAACGGGACTATTACTACTGCTGAGGCTGCTACTTATCTTGCTGCCAGCCCTTCTGCTTTCGGTTACACTTCCTCCCCAActatccccatccccatcaccaccaagaagTCGACCTTCGCCGGCCACTCTATCTGGTCGCCTCCGAATACCAGCAACCCCTTCGCTATACCCGATTCTACTTTCGTCGACCGTCATCGCGTCGACCACACCGACCAAATGACCACCGGACCATCCCTCGACCCTTCCATGGGCCGCCGGGACTCTTTTGTCAGCGCCGGCCCAAAGCCCATATCGATGAACAATCCGAATCGCGACAATGCGAACCGTAACCGAAGAGAATCTCTCGCCGGCAGCCTCATGGGTGGCATGAGCTGGGGCGGCATGTCCTTTGGCAGCTTCGTTAGAGACGA TATCATGATGCAAGGCACCTCTCCATTCGGTACCCACCAGTCACCGAGCTTCCATTCGTCTTCATACCTGCCCAAGCTAGAAGCCAACTTTATGCGAGATTTCACCTGTTGCGGCAAGATTCTACCCAACCTTCATGATCTACTGCAGCACTACGAAGAAGCACATACACAACCCAGCCCCAATACAGCGCGGAACAATGCATTCTCTCAGTTTTCTCAAATGGGCATGCCCGGTGCCCCACGAATGTCTACTTCCCGAGCCAACTCGGCAGCACCGGGCCACGGCAACACGCAGCCCTCGTCCGCACAGCTGGGACAACAGAACAGGGCTCCCGGCTCAGCCATGCAGATGATGGGCGGACAGCAGAGTGCCCACGATGCGCACATGGGTTCCACCATGACATCGAATTTGAACGATGATATGGACGCCGTGGCGgacatggagatggatgatgctgTGGGCACCATGGAGATGGACGATAGCCAGCGGATGCATCAGACGAGACAGCTCTTCGGCCAACAGCAAAGACCTCAGCTCAACATGAACACCTCTGGCCTCACCCAGGGCCTGCGAACCTctcaaccaccaacaccagcgGCCGCAAGTTTCGGCCTGCAGAACAACCCCACTGTCTCCTCTGTCAACACCCCATCACTCACCACACAGGGACAAGTGATCCGGGGCCAGCAGGTGGATCTGGACGAGGATCTTCCTGGTATGCCCATGGGCGGTAACACGAATGACATTGGCGATATGAACTTTGGTGGCAACCAGAATAACAACGACTCCAACTTCTGCATCAACGACCCCGGCAAGCATCTGTTTAGCCCCAACGGCACCTTCCCGGCCGCCAACCGCACAATCCAGGCGCAGCTGGCTCAGCTGGGTCTCAACCAAGCTCAACTGAACGACCCGGCTGCCAACAAGCTTCTTATGCAACGTCTGCAGAGTATGATGATGCCCGAGGAACACAAGCCCTTCAAGTGCCCTGTAATTGGTTGCGAAAAGGCATACAAAAACCAGAACGGCCTCAA GTACCACAAGACACATGGTCACCAAACACAGCAGTTGCACGAGAATGGAGACGGTACCTTTTCCATCGTCAACCCTGAGACCAGTGCTCCTTACCCCGGAACATTGGGCATGGAGAAAGAGAAGCCGTTCAGCTGTGAAACCTGCGGCAAGCGTTACAAGAACCTTAACGGCTTGAAATAC CACAAGGCCCATTCTCTGCCGTGCAATCCGGACTTTAAGCTCCAAGCTCTTGCAGCTGGTATGAACCTTCCAGGAATAGGCGAAGACCAGATGATGCAATAA